Proteins encoded within one genomic window of Aquarana catesbeiana isolate 2022-GZ linkage group LG03, ASM4218655v1, whole genome shotgun sequence:
- the FOXM1 gene encoding forkhead box protein M1, whose protein sequence is MRSSPRRPLILKRRKLTLPQKDGACSMGTPEQRPTTLTRSGEQPEQNLVPSADGNPMQNLVQKTGEAARPDPSLDSQVVSPTPEQNQFSETLLSPNQNQNSTLGIAASCTQSTCVSVKSISSEIKVMGHPTIPDTQLVVLPPNSDMESIIQALTARGKEMGGPNKFILISGSPSFHAQAEKLGFQCKEEEVATLQIEAPASSQPIAEEDQKVMQVDSDELNISLTNIQWLGKMSSDGLGSRSMTPEPEEKENLTPEVDCIKVEEEITEPAPTQSWHISISERPPYSYMALIQFAINSTPNKRMTLKDIYTWIEDHFPYFKYVAKPGWKNSIRHNLSLHDMFVRESPSNNKISYWTIHPQANRCLTLDQVFKASSSTQSVCSEPKRSIPELSRNSQTTVIATKAPERKMKPLLPRIDSYLIPIQFPVAQSVLLTPMEAFSADPGPFDGVHFSKRVKIAPKIPQETEEPPPLAQAMEVKAQSELVDIKTPPPIQYKKASGSRRKQQLVTPHSQEPELVLPDCSASDSGLDTDFSFLQDTQAQDGPSQITQDEDYAFKTPIKERLKPSSSSTPSKPLGASTLPPWDSESSLSRDLLPDFSPVRIPCSTALTPFKDSYGALSFGETPFKDLPIFGSPSDLLGTLSPSPQSDTLDTPKGVRKHRRCSKELLIGSSANRSLLEGLVLDTKDESLSKILLDISFSGLDDDNGIGGDSSYLGQLLSELR, encoded by the exons ATGAGATCAAGCCCCCGTAGGCCACTAATTCTGAAAAGGCGGAAGTTAACCCTACCGCAAAAAGATGGCGCCTGCAGCATGGGGACACCAGAACAAAGACCGACCACCTTGACCAGATCTGGAGAACAACCCGAACAGAACTTGGTTCCCAGTGCAGATGGAAACCCCATGCAGAACCTTGTTCAGAAGACAGGGGAAGCTGCAAGACCTGACCCAAGTTTGGACAGTCAGGTGGTGTCCCCTACCCCAGAACAAAACCAATTCTCTGAAACTCTCTTAAGTCCTAACCAAAATCAGAACTCCACCCTGGGAATCGCAGCATCCTGTACTCAGTCAACTTGTGTCAGTGTGAAATCTATATCCTCTGAAATAAAAGTCATGGGTCATCCCACCATTCCAGACACTCAGCTTGTGGTCCTTCCCCCAAATTCTGATATGGAGAGTATTATTCAGGCGTTAACTGCGCGAGGCAAAGAGATGGGTGGACCTAACAAATTTATCCTCATCAGTGGGAGTCCTTCGTTTCATGCTCAGGCTGAGAAGCTGGGCTTCCAatgtaaggaggaggaggtggccaCTTTACAGATTGAGGCTCCAGCATCCAGCCAGCCAATTGCAGAGGAAGACCAGAAAG TGATGCAGGTTGACTCTGATGAACTGAACATCAGCCTGACTAACATACAGTGGCTGGGTAAGATGAGCTCGGATGGACTGGGATCGCGCAGTATGACGCCAGAACCTGAAGAGAAGGAAAATCTCACTCCTGAAGTAGATTGTATCAAG GTGGAAGAGGAAATCACAGAGCCAGCTCCCACTCAGTCGTGGCACATCTCTATCTCTGAACGCCCTCCGTACTCCTACATGGCACTCATCCAGTTTGCCATTAACAGCACACCAAACAAGCGAATGACACTGAAAGACATCTACACCTGGATCGAGGATCATTTCCCCTACTTCAAATATGTGGCCAAGCCTGGCTGGAAG AATTCCATCCGACACAACCTCTCCCTACATGACATGTTTGTGCGTGAAAGCCCTTCCAACAATAAAATCTCTTACTGGACCATCCACCCCCAGGCGAATCGCTGCCTGACCCTTGACCAGGTCTTCAAG GCCTCCAGTTCCACGCAATCTGTGTGCAGCGAACCT AAGAGATCAATCCCAGAACTTAGCAGGAACTCACAGACTACAGTCATTGCTACTAAAG CTCCAGAGAGAAAGATGAAGCCTCTGCTGCCTCGGATTGACTCCTATCTTATCCCAATCCAGTTTCCTGTTGCTCAATCTGTCTTGTTAACCCCCATGGAGGCTTTCAGTGCTGATCCCGGACCATTTGATGGAGTGCACTTCAGCAAACGTGTCAAGATCGCTCCCAAG ATTCCACAGGAGACTGAGGAACCTCCTCCTTTGGCCCAAGCAATGGAAGTTAAGGCTCAGTCGGAGCTGGTAGATATTAAGACTCCGCCTCCTATCCAGTACAAAAAAGCGAGTGGATCGCGAAGGAAACAGCAGCTGGTCACCCCGCATTCTCAGGAACCAGAGTTAGTCCTTCCTGACTGCAGTGCATCTGATTCCGGCCTGGACACAGATTTTTCCTTCCTGCAGGACACACAGGCACAAGACGGCCCCTCACAGATCACACAGGATGAGGATTATGCTTTTAAAACTCCTATTAAGGAGAGACTGAAGCCTTCTTCCTCTTCAACTCCCAGTAAACCTCTGGGTGCAAGTACCCTCCCACCGTGGGATTCTGAATCTTCACTTAGTAGAGACCTTCTGCCTGACTTCAGCCCTGTACGAATCCCCTGCAGCACTGCTCTCACCCCCTTTAAGGACAGCTATGGTGCCTTGAGTTTTGGAGAGACTCCTTTTAAAGATCTTCCTATTTTTGGCTCACCCTCAGACCTCCTGGGcactctttctccttctcctcaatCAGACACACTGGACACTCCTAAGGGTGTGCGCAAACACAGACGATGTTCCAAGGAGCTGCTCATAGGGAGCTCTGCCAATCGCTCCTTACTGGAGGGTCTTGTGCTGGACACAAAGGACGAGAGTCTTAGTAAGATCCTTCTGGATATCAGCTTTAGCGGCTTGGATGATGACAATGGCATAGGGGGAGACAGCTCATACTTGGGGCAACTTTTATCTGAGCTGAGGTAG